From the Prochlorococcus sp. MIT 1223 genome, the window TCCAATTAAATCAACCCCCCTATATATAGTGCCGTTTCTTTTAATTAAAAGCGCTATATATAGGGTCTACTTTATCTCGATCAATATCTTATGAAATTATATCTATATAAATTCCTTCAATAGAAAGGAGTTATTTTATGCGTTTCTGAAGAATTCATTGTACTATAATTTATATATGCTTAAATATTATTTTAATTTTCTAATATATAAAAATATTAATTGCCATCCCATTTATTACAAAGTTTTTCCTCAACTAATATTTATTGATCTTTATTTTACTAATATTTCAATTAGATTTATCCTGAGATTTATAAAATTCAATTAGATTATTTAACATATCTATAACGACTTTATTTGAACATTTAGTTCTCTCTTGCAATCTCATGCAGGCTTCCTTGATATTGACAAAGGCATCTTCACAAATCTCAGCTAATTGCTCCTGTGATAATTGATTATCAGTCATTTTAATTTTAAGAAACTGTTCTCATAGTAACAAGAGAATCCTTAGATTGAAAAGAAATTTGCTTTAAAGTCTAGAAATTGACGTAATGAAAAATTATATTTAAATTCTTCTAATTGTTTTCATGATAATCAGTAATTTTCTTTGCGTCTTGTAATGACAATGAACTAATGCTTGAGGAGGCTGGCAATTTTAAGATTGCACAAATAGAAATAATGTCTGCAATCTCAACTCCTAAGGCCTCTGATAATTCCTTTACTCTGATTTTCATTTCTTAAAAGGTAAGGTTGAATTATTATAATTTATTATAAGAAAAAAACATCAAAGTTTCTTCTTATAATAAATTACATATTAATCATACTGATTAAATATCATATACTATTTTTTAGTCTTGGTCTTGATATAAGTAAAAATAATTGATTATCTAATTAGACATAATACACTTGGGGATGTTGAATAGAGTTAAAGCTGATAAAGAGAAAACTAGGTATGTCTTTGATTAGTCTTATAAATGCATCTAAAGATTTTGGAATAAAGAATATTTTCCAGGAGCTTGATCTACACATTAATAAAAACGAAAAGCTGGGATTAATTGGTGCCAATGGTTCAGGTAAATCAACTCTACTTAAGGTTATAGCTGGCATAGAACCACTTCTAGAGGGAGAAAGGAAGTGCGCTCCTTCATTAAAGATAAAAATAGTTCACCAAGATAGCTTGATCAAAGGGAATCATTCAATCCTAGAAGAAGTTTTAGAAGGGTGTGGTGAGAATAAAGAGCTCTTAATTCAATTTAAAGACGTCAGTGAATTGGTCGCAAAAGATCCAGAGAACAATGAGGCTCTTAAACAATTGGGGGTTATAAGTGAAAAAATGGATCACGCCAATACCTGGAATCTTGAGCAAAGATGCAAGGAGATCCTTAGGCGACTTGGGATAGAGAACCTAGATATGCCAATAAATAAACTATCTGGTGGCTATCAGAAACGTGTAGGTCTAGCTTCTGCATTGGTTGGGAATCCAGATGTCTTACTCCTTGATGAACCCACGAACCATTTAGATGCAACTGCGGTTGAATGGTTGCAAAATTGGTTGGAAAATTTTGAAGGCAGCCTTGTACTCGTTACTCATGACAGATATGTCCTAGATAGGGTTACAAAAAATATGATTGAGGTTGATAGTGGAAAGGTTAAAAAATATTCAGGGAATTATGCTTCATTTCTCCAGCAAAAAGTTGAACAGGAGCAAGCCGAAAAATCCTCAAACCAAAAATTCAAAGGAATACTAAAAAAAGAGCTGGCTTGGTTAAGACAAGGTCCAAAAGCCAGAAGCACAAAACAAAAAGCTAGAATTCAAAGAATTGAACAAATGAAACTAAAGAAAACT encodes:
- a CDS encoding translation initiation factor IF-2 N-terminal domain-containing protein — encoded protein: MKIRVKELSEALGVEIADIISICAILKLPASSSISSLSLQDAKKITDYHENN